The following proteins are encoded in a genomic region of Hemiscyllium ocellatum isolate sHemOce1 chromosome 23, sHemOce1.pat.X.cur, whole genome shotgun sequence:
- the alg10 gene encoding dol-P-Glc:Glc(2)Man(9)GlcNAc(2)-PP-Dol alpha-1,2-glucosyltransferase isoform X1 — protein sequence MERLEPLLFSAFLSSNFLVSSVVFSAISRVQRAPYMDEIFHVPQAQRYCDGRFSEWDPMITTLPGLYLVSTGIIKPVSWLMGWTGSVVCSTGMLRFVNLLFNTGNLYLLYLLLCKIHQKDKATCTFRRIMSALTLASFPLLYFFSFLYYTDAGSTFFILFTYLMCLYGNHSIAACLGFCAFMFRQTNIVWIIFCAGSVVAQKLTEAWKIDSLKKRDEKTVILNSTVEIKKIVRFLLEYVLSFNNLKALIFLTWPYIILVVGFLLFVSLNGGIVIGDRTNHEISLNFPQLFYFFSFTLVFSVPHLLSPHKIITFLSSVKKQPLFYLFFVVVSLLLIWKFTYVHKFLLADNRHYTFYVWKNIFQRHELIKYMLVPGYIFAVWTFIETLKSKSIFWNLVFFICLAAATVPQKLLEFRYFIVPYLIFRLNIPMPLGFKILVELAMYSVLNVLTVYMFLYKTFQWPGSEEVHRFMW from the exons ATGGAGCGACTAGAGCCGCTCCTCTTCTCCGCGTTCCTCAGCAGCAACTTCCTCGTCTCCTCTGTGGTTTTCTCGGCCATCAGCCGGGTGCAGAGGGCTCCTTACATGGACGAGATTTTCCACGTCCCGCAGGCGCAGCGGTACTGCGACGGGAGATTTTCCGAG TGGGATCCAATGATCACAACTTTACCTGGCCTCTATCTGGTGTCTACTGGGATAATCAAGCCAGTATCTTGGCTGATGGGTTGGACAGGGAGTGTAGTATGTTCTACAGGAATGCTACGATTCGTTAATCTTCTGTTCAATACCGGCAACCTCTACTTGCTTTATCTGCTCTTGTGCAAGATACATCAGAAGGACAAG GCCACCTGTACATTCCGGAGAATTATGTCTGCATTAACACTTGCCTCATTTCCCCTGCTTTACTTTTTCTCATTCCTCTATTACACAGATGCAGGCTCAACATTCTTCATTTTATTTACTTATCTGATGTGCCTATATGGGAATCATAGTATTGCTGCTTGCCTTGGATTCTGTGCCTTTATGTTCCGTCAGACTAACATCGTCTGGATTATATTCTGTGCAGGAAGTGTTGTTGCACAGAAATTGACAGAAGCATGGAAGATTGATTCTCTCAAGAAAAGAGATGAGAAGACAgttattctaaactccactgTGGAAATCAAGAAGATTGTGCGCTTCCTATTAGAGTATGTCCTATCATTTAACAATCTGAAAGCACTGATATTTCTGACCTGGCCATACATCATCTTGGTTGTGGGAtttctgctgtttgtctccctgaatGGAGGAATAGTTATTGGCGACAGGACCAACCACGAGATCTCTCTCAACTTTCCTCAGTTATTCTACTTCTTTTCCTTCACCCTAGTATTCTCTGTTCCTCATCTGCTTTCCCCTCATAAGATAATAACTTTCCTAAGTTCAGTAAAGAAGCAACctttattttaccttttttttgtcGTTGTCTCCTTATTGTTGATTTGGAAGTTCACGTACGTTCATAAGTTTTTGCTGGCCGATAACAGACATTACACATTTTATGTTTGGAAAAATATCTTTCAGAGGCACGAACTAATCAAGTATATGTTGGTCCCAGGGTATATCTTTGCTGTTTGGACATTCATTGAAACATTGAAGTCCAAATCAATTTTCTGGAACTTAGTGTTTTTTATCTGTTTGGCTGCTGCTACTGTTCCACAAAAGTTATTAGAATTTCGTTATTTCATTGTGCCATACCTTATCTTCAGACTGAACATCCCAATGCCTTTGGGCTTTAAGATTCTTGTGGAGCTGGCTATGTATTCTGTACTAAATGTGCTAACTGTTTACATGTTTCTCTACAAAACCTTCCAGTGGCCAGGTAGTGAAGAAGTTCACAGGTTTATGTGGTGA
- the alg10 gene encoding dol-P-Glc:Glc(2)Man(9)GlcNAc(2)-PP-Dol alpha-1,2-glucosyltransferase isoform X2: MERLEPLLFSAFLSSNFLVSSVVFSAISRVQRAPYMDEIFHVPQAQRYCDGRFSEWDPMITTLPGLYLVSTGIIKPVSWLMGWTGSVVCSTGMLRFVNLLFNTGNLYLLYLLLCKIHQKDKMQAQHSSFYLLI, from the exons ATGGAGCGACTAGAGCCGCTCCTCTTCTCCGCGTTCCTCAGCAGCAACTTCCTCGTCTCCTCTGTGGTTTTCTCGGCCATCAGCCGGGTGCAGAGGGCTCCTTACATGGACGAGATTTTCCACGTCCCGCAGGCGCAGCGGTACTGCGACGGGAGATTTTCCGAG TGGGATCCAATGATCACAACTTTACCTGGCCTCTATCTGGTGTCTACTGGGATAATCAAGCCAGTATCTTGGCTGATGGGTTGGACAGGGAGTGTAGTATGTTCTACAGGAATGCTACGATTCGTTAATCTTCTGTTCAATACCGGCAACCTCTACTTGCTTTATCTGCTCTTGTGCAAGATACATCAGAAGGACAAG ATGCAGGCTCAACATTCTTCATTTTATTTACTTATCTGA